Proteins from a genomic interval of Chitinophagales bacterium:
- a CDS encoding PorP/SprF family type IX secretion system membrane protein encodes MKFHRVGVYVKRFLNFNVGNDFLKIFYSFLLWAVMAVNVQAQDAEFSQFYAAPAYLNPSMIGFTNEARVGLNYRLQMPDFGDAFVTMALAYDQHFYKQNSSIGLLLVGDRAGQGLFNTYGVSALYAYQLQLNSSMTMKAGLSFGVFNQSINWGELVFGDMINPSTGAAIIPTLEDTPARTSLTKLDFAVGMTGFTENFIFGLSAKHITQPETSFTDFDDSDNHLSVRVALNAGYVMYLGPKSQSREQFYVSPNALFVHQAKFNQLNVGAYVGQGAIFGGLWYRHTISNADALIMLLGLKTGIFKIGYSHDFNVSNLGTPANAHEFSVIFDFGKTWDANRQNRLRKAAECPEMLK; translated from the coding sequence TTGAAGTTCCATCGTGTAGGTGTTTATGTCAAGAGATTTTTGAACTTCAATGTAGGAAATGATTTTCTTAAAATATTCTACTCGTTCCTTTTATGGGCGGTAATGGCAGTGAATGTGCAAGCACAAGATGCAGAATTTAGCCAGTTTTATGCGGCACCTGCTTACCTCAATCCTTCCATGATTGGTTTCACCAATGAAGCAAGGGTAGGCTTGAACTATCGCCTGCAGATGCCCGATTTTGGAGATGCCTTTGTGACAATGGCCCTCGCTTACGATCAACATTTTTACAAACAAAATAGCAGTATAGGCTTGTTGTTGGTAGGAGATAGAGCGGGTCAAGGCTTGTTTAATACTTACGGAGTGAGTGCTTTATATGCCTATCAATTGCAGTTGAATAGCTCCATGACCATGAAAGCTGGACTTTCTTTTGGAGTATTTAATCAGTCTATCAATTGGGGAGAATTGGTTTTTGGTGATATGATCAATCCTTCAACAGGAGCAGCGATTATCCCGACTTTAGAAGATACACCTGCTCGTACAAGTTTGACCAAACTGGATTTTGCCGTAGGAATGACGGGTTTTACTGAAAATTTCATATTCGGATTATCTGCAAAACACATCACTCAACCCGAAACCTCTTTCACTGATTTTGACGATTCAGACAATCATTTGTCAGTGAGAGTTGCCCTAAATGCAGGATATGTAATGTATTTGGGCCCCAAGTCACAAAGTAGAGAGCAGTTTTATGTTAGCCCCAATGCTTTGTTTGTCCACCAAGCCAAATTTAATCAACTCAATGTAGGTGCTTATGTCGGACAAGGAGCAATATTTGGAGGACTTTGGTATAGGCATACTATAAGTAATGCAGATGCGTTAATAATGTTGTTGGGACTCAAAACAGGAATATTTAAGATTGGCTATAGTCATGATTTTAACGTTTCTAACCTTGGAACACCAGCAAATGCCCATGAATTTTCTGTTATTTTTGATTTTGGAAAGACTTGGGATGCCAATAGGCAAAACAGATTGAGAAAGGCAGCAGAGTGCCCAGAAATGTTAAAGTAG